GCCGGCTCTTCAGTGCTGCAACGCTCGGTGGCGTAAGGGCAGCGCTTGTGGAAGGCGCAGCCGGGTGGCGGGTTCAGCGGGTTGGGCAATTCACCGACGATCTTGATCTTCGGCTTGTCCGGGTCCGGATGAATGGTCGGGGTCGCCGACAGCAGGGCCTGGGTGTAGGGGTGCAGCGGGCGGGTGTAGATGTCCTCCTTGGGGCCCATTTCCACCGGCCGGCCGAGGTACATCACCAGCACCTGGTCGGCGACGTGACGCACCACCGCCAGGTTGTGGGAGATGAACACGTAAGCGGTGTTGAATTCCTGCTGCAGGTCCATGAACAGGTTCAGCACCTGGGCCTGGATCGACACGTCCAGGGCCGAGGTCGGTTCATCCGCCACCAGCACCTTGGGTTGCAGCATCATCGCCCGGGCCAGGGCGATGCGCTGGCGCTGACCGCCGGAGAACATGTGCGGGTAGCGCTGGTAGTGCTCGGGGCGCAGGCCCACCTGTTTCATCATGGCCTGGACTTTCTCCCGGCGTTCGGCGGCCGACAGCTTGGTGTTGATCAACAGCGGCTCGGCCAGTTGATCGCCGATCTTCTGCCGCGGATTGAGCGAGGCATAAGGACTCTGGAACACCATCTGCACGTCTTTGCGCAGCTGCTTGCGCTGGGCCTTGTCGGCACCGGCGACTTCCTGGCCGGCGATTTTCAGCGAGCCGGAGGACGGCTCCTCGATCAGGGTCAGGGCCCGGGCCAGGGTGGACTTGCCGCAGCCGGACTCGCCGACCACGGCCAGGGTCTTGCCGGCCTCCAGCTCAAAGGACACGCCGTTGAGGGCGCGCACGGTGGCGTGGCCCTTGAACAGGCCTCGGGACACTTCGTAGTGACGGGTCAGGTCGCGGGCGGTAAGAACGACGGCCATTACGCCACCTCCTGATTCAGCGGATAGAAGCAGCGCACCAGGCTGGCGGCTTTCGGATCAAGGCTTGGACGCTGCTGACGGCAGTTGTCCTGGGCGTAGGGACAGCGGGGTGACAGCAGGCAACCCTGGGGCCGGTCGTAGCGCCCGGGGACGATGCCCGGCAGGGTCGACAGGCGGGTGGCACCGAGGCTGTGCTCGGGAATCGCCGCCAGCAGCGCTTCGCTGTAGGGGTGTGCGGGGATGTCGAACAGCTGCGGCACCTGGCCGACTTCCACGGCTTGTCCGGCGTACATCACGCAGACGCGCTGGGCGGTTTCGGCCACCACGGCCAGGTCGTGGGTGATCAGCACCAGGCCCATGTTCTGCTCTTGTTGCAGGTTGAGCAGCAGGTCCATGATCTGCGCCTGGATGGTCACGTCCAGGGCGGTGGTGGGTTCGTCGGCAATCAGCAGCTTGGGTTCGCCGGCAATGGCCATGGCGATCGCCACCCGCTGGCTCATGCCGCCGGACAGTTGGTGCGGGTAGGCGTCCATGCGGCTGGCGGCGCCGGGGATCTCGACCTTCTCCAGCAGTTCGATGGCACGCTTGCGCGCGGCCTTGCCGGACATCTTCAGGTGCAGGCGCAGCACTTCCTCGATCTGGAAGCCCACGGTGTAGCTCGGGTTCAGCGCGGTCATCGGGTCCTGGAAGACCATGGCCAGGTCCTTGCCGACGATCTGCCGGCGCTGGCGGGCGCTGAGCTTGAGCATGTCGCGGCCGTCGAAGCTCAAGGCGTCGGCGGTGACGATGCCGGGGTGCTCGATCAGGCCCATCAGGGCCATCATGGTCACCGATTTGCCGGAGCCGGACTCGCCAACGATGGCCAGCACTTCGCCCTTGTCGACCTTGAGGTCGAGGCCGTCGACCACCGGCACCGCCTTGGCGTCGCCGAAACGGACATTGAGATTCTTGATTTCGAGCAGTGACATGGGAATCTCCTCAGGCGGCGTTCTTGAGTTTCGGGTCCAGCGCATCGCGCAGGCCGTCGCCCATCAGGTTGATTGCCAGCACGCTGAGCAAAATGGTCAGGCCTGGCAGGCTCACCACCCACCAGGCGCGTTCGATGTAGTCGCGAGCCGAGGCCAGCATGGTGCCCCACTCTGGAGTCGGCGGTTGCACGCCGAGGCCGAGGAAGCCCAGGGCGGCGGCATCGAGGATCGCCGAGGAGAAGCTCAGGGTGGCCTGGACGATCAGCGGTGCCATGCAGTTGGGCAGCACGGTGATGAACATCAGGCGTGGCAGGCTGGCACCGGCCAGGCGCGCGGCCGTCACGTAGTCGCGGTTGATCTCGCCCATCACCGCGGCGCGGGTCAGGCGCACATAGGAGGGCAGGGACACCACGGCAATGGCGATCACGGTGTTGATCAGGCCCGGGCCGAGGATGGCGACAATCGCCACGGCCAGCAGCAGCGAGGGCAGGGCCAGCATGATGTCCATCAGGCGCATGATGGTCGGGCCCAGCAGACGTGGGAAGAACCCGGCGAACAGTCCCAGGAGGATCCCCGGGATCAGCGACATCACCACCGACGACAGGCCGATCAGCAGCGACAGGCGCGAGCCCTGGATCAGGCGCGACAGCAGGTCGCGGCCCAGTTCATCGGTGCCCAGCAAAAATTGCATCTGCCCGCCTTCGAGCCAGGCCGGCGGGGTCAGCAGGAAGTCGCGGTATTGCTCGCTGGGGTTGTGCGGCGCCACCCAGGGGGCGAACAGCGCGCAGAACACGATCAGCAACATGAACAGCAGGCCGGCCACCGCGCCTTTGTTGCGGGAGAAGTGCTGCCAGAATTCTTTGTACACGGACGGATAGAGCAGGCTTTGATCGACTGCTACTGAGGTAGTTGGAGTGCTCATTGGTCTTGATCTCAGCGCTGATGACGGATGCGTGGGTTGGCAAAGCCGTAGAGGATGTCCACCACGAAGTTGACCATGATCACCAGGCAGGCGATCAGCAGGATGCCGTTCTGCACCACGGGATAGTCCCGGGCGCCGATGGCTTCGATCAGCCACTTGCCGATGCCCGGCCAGGAAAAGATGGTTTCGGTCAGGACCGCACCGGCCAGCAGGGTGCCGACTTGCAGGCCGACCACTGTCAGTACCGGAATCAAGGCGTTGCGCAGGCCGTGGACGAACACCACCCGCGCCGGTGATAGGCCCTTGGCCTTGGCGGTGCGGATGTAATCCTCGCGCAGCACCTCGAGCATCGAGGAGCGGGTCATCCGCGCGATCACCGCCAGGGGAATGGTGCCCAGGACGATGGCCGGCAGGATCAGGTGGTGCAGGGCGTCGAAGAAGGCGCTGGTGTCTTCGGCCAGCAGGGTGTCGATGAGCATGAAGCCGGTTCTGGGCTCGATGTCGTAGAGCAGGTCGATGCGCCCGGACACCGGGGTCCAGCCCAGGCTCACCGAGAAGAACATGATCAGGATCAGGCCCCACCAGAAGATCGGCATCGAATAGCCCGCAAGGGAGATGCCCATGACCCCGTGGTCGAACAGCGACCCTCGCTTGAGGGCGGCGATCACCCCGGCCAAGAGCCCGATGATGCCGGCGAACAGCAGGGCGGCCATGGACAGTTCCAGGGTCGCGGGGAACAGCGAGGTGAACTCGCTCCACACGCTGGTGCGGGTGCGCAGGGACTCACCCAGGTCACCGTGGGCCAGTTTGCCGATGTAGTCCAGGTACTGGGCGTACAGCGGCTTGTTCAATCCAAGGCGTTCCATTGCCTGGGCATGCATCTCGGGGTCGACCCGACGCTCGCCCATCATGACTTCCACGGGGTCGCCGGGAATCATGCGTATCAAGGCGAAGGTCAGCAAGGTGATGCCGAAGAATGTGGGGATCAACAACCCCACACGGCGGGCAATAAAACTAAACATCTTCTGAAGTACCTCAATCAGCCGGTTAGGCGTACCCGCCACCCTTGGGGTCAAGGGCGGCAGGCGTTTCTTATCACTTCACTTGGGTGGTCGCGAAGTTGTTGGTGGTCAGGGGGCTCTGGTGGTAACCCTCGACGTTCTTGCGCATGGCGGTGAACATTTTTGGATAGGCCATGGGAATCCAGGGTTGGTCCTGTTGGAAAACCAGCAGAGCCTTTTCATAGAGCGCGGCGCGCTTGGCAGGTTCAGCGTCGGCGCGGGCCTGGTCGATCAGCTCCTGGAACTCCTTGTTGCACCAGCGGGCGTAGTTTTCGCCGTTTTTCGCTGCATCACAACTCAGGTTCGGGGTCAGGAAGTTGTCCGGGTCGCCGTTGTCCCCAGCCCAGCCGGCCGACACCATATCGTGTTCGCCGTTTTTCGCACGCTTGAGCATCTCGCCCCATTCCATGACGCGGATCTCGAGCTTGAGGCCGATCTTGGCCAGGTCGGCCTGCATCATCTGCGCACCCAGCAGGGGATTGGGGTTGGTCGGGCCGCCGCCGTTGCGGGTGAACAGGGTGATCACCGTACCGTCCGGCACCCCGGCGTCCTTGAGCAGGGCCCGGGCCTTGTCCAGATCCCGGGGCGGGTTCTTCAGGCTGTTGTTGAAGCCCAGCAGAGTCGGCGGATAAGGGCCGGTGCCGACCAGCGCATTGCCTTTGCCGTAGAGGCTATTGACGTAGGCTTCCTTGTCGAAGGCGATGTCGATGGCTTTGCGTACCCGCACGTCGCTCATGTATTTGCGGGTGGTGTTCATGGCGATGTAGCCGGTGGTCATGGCCGCCAGTTCGTCGACCTTGAGGTTGGCGTCGGCCTTGATGCTGGGGATGTCATCGGGCTTGGGGTACAGGGCGACCTGGCACTCGTTGGCCTTGAGCTTCTGCAGGCGCACGTTGTTGTCGATGGTGATCGCCAGCACCAGCGGGTCGGCCGGTGGCTTGCCGCGGAAGTAGTCCGGGTTGGCCTTGAAGCGTACCTGGGCGTCCTTGGCGTAGCGGTTGAAGATGAAGGGGCCGGTGCCGATGGGCTTGCTGTTGAGGTCGGCCGTCTTGCCTTCCTTGAGCAGCTTGTCGGCGTATTCCGCCGGGTAGATCGATGAGAAGGCCATGGCGATGTCGGCCAGGAACGGTGCCTCTCGGCGGGTCAGGGTGAAGACCACGGTGTGATCGTCGATCTTCTCGACGCTTTTGAGCAGTTCCTTGAACCCCATGCTTTCGAAGTAGGGGAAGCCCACGCTGGACTTGTCATGCCAGGGGTGCTTTGGGTCCAGCTGGCGCTGGAAGCTCCAGAGCACATCGTCGGCATTCATGTCGCGGGTCGGGGTGAAGTAGTCGGTGCTGTGGAACTTGACGCCCTTGCGCAGGTGGAAGGTGTATTGCAGGCCGTCCGGGCTGATGTCCCAGGACTCGGCCAGGGCCGGTTCGATGTCAGTGGTGCCGGGCTTGAAGTCCACCAGCCGGTTGAAGATGGTTTCCGCCACTGCGTCGGCCGTGACTGCAGTCGTGTACTGGACCATATCGAAGCCTTCCGGGCTGGCTTCGGTACAGACCACCAAGGGTTTGGCTGTGGCGCCGAGGGCGGCGCTCAGCAGGGCGGCGCCAATGGCCGCTTTCAGGGGAAGCATGTTCATCAGGAACCCTCTGCAATCGATTGAACCAGATTAGCTTGAACGGCGGATTCGTCATGAACCCGCCCTTCAACTGGTGGGTTAGAGAATGTTGAACGGGATGGTGGTAACCAGACGGAATTCGTTGATGTTGCCGTCGGCCTGGTTCTTGCTGGCGCGGTGCGTGGTGTAGGTGGCACGGATCGCGGTGGCTTTGAGTGGCCCGCTCTGCACGGCGTAGGAGGCGCCGATGCCGTATTCATAGTGGGTTTCGCCATCCATGGTTCTCACGCCGTAGAGTTTGCCTTCGGAGTTGATGCCGCCGTAGGCGCTGCCGGTGTAGTGGGTACCGTCGATGCCCCAGCCGCGAGCCTGGTAGACGTTGAACTTGAGGCCGGGCACGCCGTATTCGGCCATGTTCAGGCCGTAGGCGATCTGGAAGGATTTCTCGTTCGGGCCGTTGAAGTCCGAGAGCAGGGAGTTGGCCAGGTAGATGCCGTTGGTTTCATGCAGGTAGTCGAAGTACTCGTTGCCGCTGACTTCCTGGTACGAGAAGGTCAGGCTGTGGGCCTGGTGGGTCAGCCCCATGGACAGGGAGTAGGTATCGTTGTCGATCTCGCCCATCTCTTTCTTGCCGGTGTCGACGGTCTTGTAGTAGTTCAGGCCGGTGGTCAGGCTCAGCACCGAGCTGTCGCCCAGCTCGTGGGTGGCGCCGAAGTAGTACTGGTTCCAGAAGTCTTCCACCTTGGAGGCGTAGAGGCTGGTCTTCAGGCTTTTCAGCGGCTGGTAGTTGAGGCCGACGATGCTCACACGGTCGGTTTCGGCGGTGTTGCTGGTGTACTCGGAGCGGAATTTCGACAGGCTCTGTTCGGTCCGTGGCGATACCCGGTCAAAGGTGCCGGCATCGAACGACAGGTTGTTGAACTCTTCGCTGTGCAGGCTCACCCCTTCAAAGCTCGAAGGCAGCGCACGGTTGCCGATGACGTCGACGATCGGCGTGCTGAAGTTCTGCCGGCCGGCGGTCAGGGTGGTGTTGGATACGCGGAACTTGACGTTGGCCAGGCCGAGCTTGCTCCACTGGCCCACGGCGTCGCCGTCGGAATGGGTCAGGGTGCGGTTGTTCTTGCCGGCGATGTCCTTGCGGTCACGATCCAGGGCAATGGCGTTGTAGGCCGCGACTTCGGTGCTGACCCCCACGGTGCCTTCGGTGAAGCCGGAGCTGTAGTTGAGGATGGTGCCCTGGACCCAGTTGATCCGGCGTGGAGTCGAGGTGTCCACGCCATTGTGGTTGTAGGAAAAACGGTCATTGCGGCGTTTCAGCTCGTTGGCGTACCAGTTGCGCGTGGTGCCCGACAGGCTTTGCCCTTCGATGAAACCCTTGGCCTCGGCCTGGGCATTGGTGCTGTTCTGTACAGTCGGGACGAAGTCCTGGCTGACGCTCTCCGCATGGGCCGTGGCGGTGATGCTACCGATAGCCAAGGCTAACAATGCGCTGCTGCTCAGTTTCATGGGTGAAGCTCCTTTGTTTTCTTTTTTAGATGCCGGTTTTTTTCGGCCGGCTGGTTTTTGGAACTCATTCATGGCATCGCAAACGTTTGCATACGGCTTGATCGCCGAATTCAGGCAAAGCGTCTGCGTGAGGACGAAAATCGTCCCCAAGGTTTTGGCTCATCGGTTATGGGGCCAGGCTGACACCCGAGAAGGTGTTGCGGCCGAACGGGCTGACCTTGAAACCCTCGACTTTCGCGCTCAATGGCTGATTGATCATCGAGTGGGCCACCGGCGTGATCGGCACCTGCTGCTTGAGCAACTGCTGGGCCTGTTTATACAGCTCGGTGCGTTGCTGGCGGTCGGTCACTAGCTTGGCTTGCTTGATCAGCTTGTCGTACTGCGGGTCGCACCACATGGAGTAGTTGTTGCCGCCGATGGCGTCACAGCTGTACAGGGTGCCCAGCCAGTTGTCCGGGTCACCGTTGTCTCCGGTCCAGCCGATCAGGCTGATGTCGTGCTCGCCATTCTTGGTGCGCTTGATGTACTCGCCCCATTCGTAGCTGACGATCTTCACCTTGAGGCCGATCTTCGCCCAGTCGGACTGCAGCATTTCGGCCATCAGCTTGGCGTTGGGGTTGTAGGGGCGCTGCACGGGCATGGCCCAGAGGGTGATTTCCGTGCCTTCCTTGACCCCGGCGGCCTTGAGCAGTTCGCGGGCTTTTTCCGGGTTGTAGGCCGCGTCCTGGATGGTTTCGTCGTAGGACCACTGGG
This genomic stretch from Pseudomonas sp. Os17 harbors:
- a CDS encoding peptide ABC transporter ATP-binding protein — translated: MAVVLTARDLTRHYEVSRGLFKGHATVRALNGVSFELEAGKTLAVVGESGCGKSTLARALTLIEEPSSGSLKIAGQEVAGADKAQRKQLRKDVQMVFQSPYASLNPRQKIGDQLAEPLLINTKLSAAERREKVQAMMKQVGLRPEHYQRYPHMFSGGQRQRIALARAMMLQPKVLVADEPTSALDVSIQAQVLNLFMDLQQEFNTAYVFISHNLAVVRHVADQVLVMYLGRPVEMGPKEDIYTRPLHPYTQALLSATPTIHPDPDKPKIKIVGELPNPLNPPPGCAFHKRCPYATERCSTEEPALRPLDNRQVACHYAEQFVL
- a CDS encoding ABC transporter ATP-binding protein; the protein is MSLLEIKNLNVRFGDAKAVPVVDGLDLKVDKGEVLAIVGESGSGKSVTMMALMGLIEHPGIVTADALSFDGRDMLKLSARQRRQIVGKDLAMVFQDPMTALNPSYTVGFQIEEVLRLHLKMSGKAARKRAIELLEKVEIPGAASRMDAYPHQLSGGMSQRVAIAMAIAGEPKLLIADEPTTALDVTIQAQIMDLLLNLQQEQNMGLVLITHDLAVVAETAQRVCVMYAGQAVEVGQVPQLFDIPAHPYSEALLAAIPEHSLGATRLSTLPGIVPGRYDRPQGCLLSPRCPYAQDNCRQQRPSLDPKAASLVRCFYPLNQEVA
- a CDS encoding ABC transporter permease subunit, with amino-acid sequence MSTPTTSVAVDQSLLYPSVYKEFWQHFSRNKGAVAGLLFMLLIVFCALFAPWVAPHNPSEQYRDFLLTPPAWLEGGQMQFLLGTDELGRDLLSRLIQGSRLSLLIGLSSVVMSLIPGILLGLFAGFFPRLLGPTIMRLMDIMLALPSLLLAVAIVAILGPGLINTVIAIAVVSLPSYVRLTRAAVMGEINRDYVTAARLAGASLPRLMFITVLPNCMAPLIVQATLSFSSAILDAAALGFLGLGVQPPTPEWGTMLASARDYIERAWWVVSLPGLTILLSVLAINLMGDGLRDALDPKLKNAA
- a CDS encoding ABC transporter permease subunit, with translation MFSFIARRVGLLIPTFFGITLLTFALIRMIPGDPVEVMMGERRVDPEMHAQAMERLGLNKPLYAQYLDYIGKLAHGDLGESLRTRTSVWSEFTSLFPATLELSMAALLFAGIIGLLAGVIAALKRGSLFDHGVMGISLAGYSMPIFWWGLILIMFFSVSLGWTPVSGRIDLLYDIEPRTGFMLIDTLLAEDTSAFFDALHHLILPAIVLGTIPLAVIARMTRSSMLEVLREDYIRTAKAKGLSPARVVFVHGLRNALIPVLTVVGLQVGTLLAGAVLTETIFSWPGIGKWLIEAIGARDYPVVQNGILLIACLVIMVNFVVDILYGFANPRIRHQR
- a CDS encoding ABC transporter substrate-binding protein; translated protein: MNMLPLKAAIGAALLSAALGATAKPLVVCTEASPEGFDMVQYTTAVTADAVAETIFNRLVDFKPGTTDIEPALAESWDISPDGLQYTFHLRKGVKFHSTDYFTPTRDMNADDVLWSFQRQLDPKHPWHDKSSVGFPYFESMGFKELLKSVEKIDDHTVVFTLTRREAPFLADIAMAFSSIYPAEYADKLLKEGKTADLNSKPIGTGPFIFNRYAKDAQVRFKANPDYFRGKPPADPLVLAITIDNNVRLQKLKANECQVALYPKPDDIPSIKADANLKVDELAAMTTGYIAMNTTRKYMSDVRVRKAIDIAFDKEAYVNSLYGKGNALVGTGPYPPTLLGFNNSLKNPPRDLDKARALLKDAGVPDGTVITLFTRNGGGPTNPNPLLGAQMMQADLAKIGLKLEIRVMEWGEMLKRAKNGEHDMVSAGWAGDNGDPDNFLTPNLSCDAAKNGENYARWCNKEFQELIDQARADAEPAKRAALYEKALLVFQQDQPWIPMAYPKMFTAMRKNVEGYHQSPLTTNNFATTQVK
- a CDS encoding OprD family porin gives rise to the protein MKLSSSALLALAIGSITATAHAESVSQDFVPTVQNSTNAQAEAKGFIEGQSLSGTTRNWYANELKRRNDRFSYNHNGVDTSTPRRINWVQGTILNYSSGFTEGTVGVSTEVAAYNAIALDRDRKDIAGKNNRTLTHSDGDAVGQWSKLGLANVKFRVSNTTLTAGRQNFSTPIVDVIGNRALPSSFEGVSLHSEEFNNLSFDAGTFDRVSPRTEQSLSKFRSEYTSNTAETDRVSIVGLNYQPLKSLKTSLYASKVEDFWNQYYFGATHELGDSSVLSLTTGLNYYKTVDTGKKEMGEIDNDTYSLSMGLTHQAHSLTFSYQEVSGNEYFDYLHETNGIYLANSLLSDFNGPNEKSFQIAYGLNMAEYGVPGLKFNVYQARGWGIDGTHYTGSAYGGINSEGKLYGVRTMDGETHYEYGIGASYAVQSGPLKATAIRATYTTHRASKNQADGNINEFRLVTTIPFNIL